In Nostoc piscinale CENA21, the genomic stretch CGGCTAGAAATTCAAGAACTAGAAACTGTTGTTCATCAGCAAAATCAATTGCTGGCAGATATCAGCACAGAAAAGAATAACATCACTAATAATTTAACTGAATTGCATCAACAAAAAATTGATAAACAATCAGAAATTCAACAGCTAAATAGTCAAATTTTAATCTTACAAGGAGAACGAGATTTATTACAAAATCAAATTTGGGACTTACTGCAACAAACAGAAACTCTCAATTTAGAACCTATACCAATAAATATCTCCTCAGAAGATGAACCAGAATTATTTCCATTTGCTGATTTAATTGCACCTTCAGAAGATCCCAGTGAAGACTTACCAGAAGAATGGACTAATTTGTTAGAAAAATTACCAGGTCATGAAATTGAAGTATTAAAAGCAATCTTACAAGCAGATAACCCCAAAGCAACAATTAAACAAATTGCCGAAGCTAATATTACCATGCCTAATCTCTTGATTGATTCTATTAATGACCGAGCAAATGATACTATTGGGGAATTAATCATCGAGCCAGGAGAAGACACTCCCGAAGTGTATCCAGAACATCGGCACAATGTCCACAAAATGATTGCTATGTACGAAGACTTGATGAGCAGGCAAGCATCATCAAATTAAATTACTTGTTATCGTAAAATTATTATTGTGTGAAATCTAAAATCTAGTGAAGTACATGGCAAAGCTCAAAATCTCGAAGAAAATTTCAACTGCTTTAATTAATTCCCTAGGTGCGGGAGTAGTACCAAGACTAGGAATTGAACACATAGCAGTTGGTCGAGAACAAGAACTTAAAAGCCTTATACAAAATCTAGATGACATTGCAGAAGGTGTCGCAGCATTTCGCTTTATTATTGGTAACTATGGTTCCGGTAAAAGCTTTCTTCTGCAAATGATTCGCAACCGAGCGATGGAACAAGGCTTTGTCGTAGCTGATGCTGATTTATCTTATGAACGTCGCCTCGCGGGAAGTAATAATGAAGGTTTGGCGACTTATCGAGAATTAATGAGTCATCTTTCCACCAAAACCCGTCCTGATGGCGGTGCTTTAGTTTCAATTTTAGAAGGCTGGATTAATAAAATCCAACAAGAAGTTGCTAAAGAAACTAATATGCGTCCCACAGACGAAGGTTTTGATGACCAAGTGGAAGCCAAAATTAGAGAAGTTGTGCAGTATATTGAAGATTTAGTTCACGGCTTTGATTTTGGCAACGTGATTATTGCTTATTGGCGTGGTTATCGATTAGATGATGATAATTTAAAAAATGCGGCTTTACGGTGGTTGCGGGGTGAATTCAGCACCAAAATTGAAGCTAGGTCTGCTTTGGGTGTGCGGGTAATTATTGATGATGAAAGTTGGTATGACTACGTTAAATTATTAGCTAAATTTGTGGCAGAGATTGGTTATAAAGGTTTGTTGATATTATTAGATGAAGCGGTGAATTTGTATCAAATATCTACTACTGTTACCCGCGAAAAAAACTATAACAGACTGCTGGCAATGTTTAACGATACCATGCAGTGTAAAGCCGAACATCTGGGGATTTTTATTGGGGGTACGACCAAATTTTTAGAAGACCAAAATCGTGGGCTTTTTGCTGACCAAGCTTGGCGACGACGTACCAAAGAAAGTCGTTTTGCTACCCAAGCGAATGTTCAGGAATTTTTGGGGCCAGTTATTCGGTTAAACCCCCTGAATGAAGCTGAAATTTTCACGCTTCTACAACGCCTGAAAGAAATTCATGTAACCCACTATGGTTATGATAAAACGTTGAGCGATCGCAACTTACAAGAATTCTTACAAGAAATCGTTAGCCGCTTAGGCGCAGAAGCCTTACTCACCCCCGGCGAAATCATCCGCGACTTTATTAGCGTGCTGAATATCTTACATCAAAATCCAAAAATGGCATTTAGTGAATTAATTCATGGTTCTCAATTCAAACCTACAGCCGTTGGTAAAAATGCAGCCATCGATGAAGATGACGCAGCAGAATTTAGTTTGTAATTAAAGTTAGAAGGATACTAAAAAATATATTTTAGACAGTAGGCTGCTGGCATAAATATTTTTTTTTTTCGCGCAAAAGCGCAAAGACGCAAAGAGAGATATTTCTTAATTTCAACAGAGTGGGTGTTTTGTGTTAAAAGATAGTATTATTTTCAGCCTGAACACTCAACATGACTAATGCCTTTAACCGACTTGCACCCTTCATTCAAGAATATATCTACCATCACAATTGGACTGAATTACGACCAGTGCAAATTGCTGCTTGTGAAGTAATTTTTGACACTGATGCTCACTTGTTAGTAGCAGCAGCCACGGCGGCCGGAAAAACAGAAGCAGCATTTTTACCAGTATTAACTGTATTACATAATCACCCTATAAATACAATTGGAGCATTATATATCGGCCCAATTAAAGCTTTAATTAATGACCAATTTGAACGTCTTAATGGCTTACTCAAAACAGCCGATATTCCTGTTTATCACTGGCATGGTGATGTTGCTCAAAGTCGCAAAAATCAGCTTGTAAAAAATCCCCAAGGTATTCTCCAAATTACGCCAGAATCTCTGGAGAGTTTATTAAT encodes the following:
- a CDS encoding ATP-binding protein, whose product is MAKLKISKKISTALINSLGAGVVPRLGIEHIAVGREQELKSLIQNLDDIAEGVAAFRFIIGNYGSGKSFLLQMIRNRAMEQGFVVADADLSYERRLAGSNNEGLATYRELMSHLSTKTRPDGGALVSILEGWINKIQQEVAKETNMRPTDEGFDDQVEAKIREVVQYIEDLVHGFDFGNVIIAYWRGYRLDDDNLKNAALRWLRGEFSTKIEARSALGVRVIIDDESWYDYVKLLAKFVAEIGYKGLLILLDEAVNLYQISTTVTREKNYNRLLAMFNDTMQCKAEHLGIFIGGTTKFLEDQNRGLFADQAWRRRTKESRFATQANVQEFLGPVIRLNPLNEAEIFTLLQRLKEIHVTHYGYDKTLSDRNLQEFLQEIVSRLGAEALLTPGEIIRDFISVLNILHQNPKMAFSELIHGSQFKPTAVGKNAAIDEDDAAEFSL